Part of the Phycisphaerae bacterium genome, TGATGCAAACCCTCCGGCACACGGCCCGCTCGCGCGCCAGCGCCTGCGGGCTTTTATTTTGGAACACGGACTCGATCAAAAAGACAGACTCGGAACCAGTGCGACTACCGCGTGCAGGATCGCGAGCGTGTACAGCCCCGCCACAACATCATCCAGCACGACTCCCCAGCCACCGGGCAGTTTTCGTTCGATCAGGTTGGCCGGCCAGACCTTTGCGATGTCGATCGCCCGCTCAATGAAAAACGCCGCAGTCACAAGTTGCCATTTCACCGGCAAACCAACCAGGGCGATGAGATACCCCGGAAGTTCGTCGATGACGTTTCGCTTGCTGTCTTTCTCATCGAGCACGCGGTCGGCATGTCCGGCGATCCAGATCGCGAAGAACGTAAAAGCCACGACAACGCCGACATATGCAGACGTGGAAAGTTGAAGCCAAAGAGTCAATCCGAGATAGAGCGGAACGCCGACCACCAATACAGCCACGGTCCCTGATGCGAACGGGACAAATCCGAGATATGCAAGCGAACCAATGAACAGCAGGGCGCGATCGCGGATGGTTCGCGGCGATGGATCCTGCGCTCCGGCATGGGACGATGGCTGAGTCATGGGTGATTCGATCACAGTTTGGGCCGGCCCTGGTTTCGCGACCGCATGGGCTGAATCCCTTCGCGGGTAAGAAGGGGGACGCACAACTCTCTACGAACAGAAGCGGCTCAGGATCGGCCAGAGCCTGGACCGGAGTGATGGATCGATGCCATCCGGTTTCGTCCAAATTGCCAGGTCGAGTGAACGACCGCAGGCACACGGCGCAAGCGGTTTCTCAACCATCGCCGACAGCGTCTTCTTGATCAACTCCACTGAATGCGCTGTCGCATCCTCAACGTTGCTGATGATCTCCTTCAAGAGCTCATTCGGCTTGACCGACGGATCATGCGGCCGCCAGCAGTCGTAATCGGTCGGTAAGGCAATGAGCACGTAGCACATCTCGGCCTCGCGTGCAAGCTTGGCCTCGGGCATGCAGGTCATGCCGATGAGGTCGCCTCCCCACGATCGGTGCATTCGACTTTCCGCGACCGTCGAGAAGGCCGGACCCTCCATGCAGACATAGGTGCCGCCATCGTGGGTGGTGGTGGCGATGTGTTTCGCGGCCTCAATAAAACGTTGCCGCAGCATGGGACAGAATGGATGCGAAAACTCGACGTGCGCGGCCAAGCCGGGCTGATCGAAAAACGTCGTGACGCGCCGGTTCGTTTTGTCGATAACCTGATCGGGTATGACCAGATCGCGCGGGCGTATCTCCTCTCGGAGGCTGCCCGTCGCACCGCTCGCAATGATGTGCGTCGCGCCGAGCTGTTTTAGCGCAAAGATGTTGGCCCGGTATGGAACGGCGGACGGCGGCAGCGTGTGATGCGGACCATGCCGAGGCAGAAAGATGACTTCGACGCCCTGCCAGCTTCCGCGCAGGATGGTCGAACTCGGCGGACCGAATGGCGTGTCGACCGCGACCTGCTCGCCATGGACTTCCTTCGCGAGGGCTTGGCCGAGTCCGGTGCCTCCGATCAATCCGATGACAGGCTTTGGGGCGCTCACGGGGTCTGCCTTCCTCCGGCTACGCGAATGAATCATTACTCGATGAGATCGAAGTCTATCAAGGGTAGCAGGGATTTCCAGTCGCCGGCCGTGCCCTGAGGACCGGTTCCTTCTACACTATTACGTCATGTCACGCCAGCGTGAGAA contains:
- a CDS encoding phosphatidylglycerophosphatase A — encoded protein: MTQPSSHAGAQDPSPRTIRDRALLFIGSLAYLGFVPFASGTVAVLVVGVPLYLGLTLWLQLSTSAYVGVVVAFTFFAIWIAGHADRVLDEKDSKRNVIDELPGYLIALVGLPVKWQLVTAAFFIERAIDIAKVWPANLIERKLPGGWGVVLDDVVAGLYTLAILHAVVALVPSLSF
- the mtnP gene encoding S-methyl-5'-thioadenosine phosphorylase, giving the protein MIHSRSRRKADPVSAPKPVIGLIGGTGLGQALAKEVHGEQVAVDTPFGPPSSTILRGSWQGVEVIFLPRHGPHHTLPPSAVPYRANIFALKQLGATHIIASGATGSLREEIRPRDLVIPDQVIDKTNRRVTTFFDQPGLAAHVEFSHPFCPMLRQRFIEAAKHIATTTHDGGTYVCMEGPAFSTVAESRMHRSWGGDLIGMTCMPEAKLAREAEMCYVLIALPTDYDCWRPHDPSVKPNELLKEIISNVEDATAHSVELIKKTLSAMVEKPLAPCACGRSLDLAIWTKPDGIDPSLRSRLWPILSRFCS